GTTTTCTTTGTTCTTTCTCGACTTGTTCATTTTATTTGCCtttatttaatttatttattAGTTTTCCTTGGGTTTTTCCTTTggtttttttgtttctttcctTTTGTTCATTTGTTTTCTTCGTTTCTTTTTGTTTCTTTATCAGCTTTCACTGTTTTTAAAATACACGATTGTTTCATCTTTCACGCTATTTTTTCTACTTCTCTTCATATTTCCATATATTCTAAATACTTAAATTTAAATATATTGTAAAAATACATTATATAAATATATTAAAAATGGTAattgtgtatagaaaaaatgtttctcatttatacaaaaaagtataaaatgtatatgaaaaatgttgatcatgtatttagGAAATGTAAAGCAAGCAATTTCAAAAATGTGaatcaagtatttgaaaaatgttaaatctATATAATTCATTTCTCATATATACAAAATATTTTTCTGTCTAAACAAATGTTTGTCATGTATACAAAAACTACAGAATGTGTTTGacaaaatgttgatcatgtatttaaaagATATGAAACATGTATAGAAAAATGTTCCTACTGTATAAAAAAATGTACATTTAATAAAAGCAGAcatcaaaaacatttttttaatctttattttttattttttttacaaATTATACCAAGTCACTGTAGGCACTCGTAGTCGACGGCAATATCTCCTCCCACTGAACATACATTGCcggaaattctaaaataaatccaggataaatgcgagcataAGAACTTGAACCCTAGTGGCCGGGGATACCACTGTCCAATTAACCATCTAAGCACACGTTGGTTTGCTCTTTTCTTCAGCTTTATATGTTGGTTTTCTTTGTTCTTTTTCAACTTCTTTGTTTTCTTTGTCTTACTTTTTTTATTTCAttgtttttttagtttctttattttctttgtttttttgtttctttcctttttttcatttgttttctttatttctttttgtttttatCGGCTTTCACTATTTTCAAAATACACGATTGTTTCATCTTTTCACGCTGTTTTTTCCACTTTTGTCTATATTTCCATATATTCTAAATACTTAAACTTATATATATTGCAAAAAATATACATTAATATATTTAAAATTTTAATCAACCATTTGAAAAACggtaaatgtgtatagaaaataTGTTTCCCATGTGTACGAAAAAAGTATAaaatgtatatgaaaaatgttgatcatgtatttagGAAATTTAAATCAAGCATTTTCAAAAATGTaatcaagtatttgaaaaatgttaaatctGTATAtaattcgtttctcatgtatacAAATATTTTTACAAAACATacacaatgtgtatgaaaaaaatgTTGATTATGTATTTTAAAAGGGTAATCAAGCATTTGAATAATGGTAAACTGTGTAAAAAAATGTTTGCCATGTATACGAaaaatgtatacaaaaaataCAAAATGTGTTTGacaaaatgttgatcatgtatttaaaaatatgAAACATGTATAGAAAAATGTTCCTAGTGTATAAAAAATGTACATTTAATCAGAGCAGAcatcaaaaacatttttttaatcTTTATAAAAATACATGATTGTTTTCAAAAACATTTAATAAATGCAGACGTCAAAAACATTTCTTTTATCGGCTTTCACTGTTTTCAAAATACAGGATTGTTTCGTCTTTTGTTTATATTTCCATATATTCTAAATACTTAAATTTATATATATTGCAAAAAAACACTTTACATTAATatatttaaaaatgttaatcaagcatttgagaaATTGTAAATGCGTATAGAAaaaatgtttctcatgtataCGAAAAAGGTTTAAGATGTATATGAGAAAAGGTTAATCATGTATTTAGGAGATGTAGCAAGCATTTTCAAAAAAATAtatcaagtatttgaaaaatgttaaatatgtatatgatttgtttctcatgtatacaAAATATTTTTAcaaaaaatatacaatgtgtttgaaaaaaatgttgatcatgtatttaaaaaggTTAATCAAGCAGTTGAATAATGTTAAATCTGTGTAAAAAAAGTTTGTTCTTGTATACCGAAAATGTACACAAAAAATACAAAATGTCTTTGacaaaatgttgatcatgtatttaaaaaatgtgaaacatgtataaaaaaatgttccaAGTGTATAAAAAAATTATATTTAATAAAATCAGACATCAAAAACTTTTTTTAAATCTGTGTTATAAAAGGTaaacatgtatataaaaaatgtacaTTGTGTGTGTAAAAATATTTATTCCCATTACAAAAATGACGTCGTGTATTTAAAAAATGGTGACCATGTATTTGAGAAGTTTTGAAAACTTGTATTTAAGAAGAAGAAAATACTTAATATATTTGGAAAACAGTAAAAATGAGAAAGAAAATGAAGAAACCCGATGAACAACAAGAAAGAAACaatgaaaagaaagaaaaataagaaaataagAAAGGAAAGAAAAACGTAGTGAAAACCGACAAATAAACAAAAGGAAAGGCGAAGAAAACCAAGAAGCCTAGAAAGAAACAAAGGAAAACAACATATAtataaagaagaagaagaaaagaacaaCCAAAGAAAGCCCGTTAAAACAAGAAAACACAAGGTATagcaaagaagaaaaagaaaacagaagaaaaccagtgaagaaatacaagaacaaaagaaaaacataaaaaaagaaacaaataaaagaaaaaccCCATGAAAACCCGACCCCAAGAAAGTGAAAACAGGGCAAAAAAACACACGCAGAAAAACCAGCCCAAATAGCGAAGAAACAGGAAAAAAACGCACTGCTACAACCGCGCACGCAGGAGGCCCGAAGCGCGTCGGTTTCGGCTATGTCGGCCCAGATTTTGGCCCCGTCCACCATCATGACAGATTCGGAGGTCGGACACGGTTTCTTTTCACTCGGTCGAACCAACCTTGcccgtctctctctctcccctcccccCTTCCTCCCAGAATTCACCCGGCGGACCCAGCAATCAGTCTGCGCATCCCCCTCTCCCCCCCACGCGAAGCAAGAGCAGCGCGCCGACGCGGACGCGGACGCCGGCCGGCGAGGTAACCaacccctcccccctcctttgaTCCACCGGGATCGCTTCTGCGCCCCCTCTGATCCGGGCCGGCTGCGTCCCGTCGCCGCGTGAGGAGAAACAAAATCCCCCTCGGAGTTGCCAGATTAGATGGTAAAAAGTCGCGTCCGGTCGATTGGTTTCCGGGGGCGTTGGCCGCCTGTGTAAACCCTTAGAATCCCCTGTTGGAATTTTCTGCTCCAAGGATTTTTGCCTACCTACCGACTCGGCAGGCCCTGACAAATTACAAGTTTAGGAACTTTAGGGCGTTATTACAACTTAGTAGTTTCGACTTTGGAGAGCTGCTGGGTGCCTGAATGCGCCTAGACTGTATTTTGCAATAGCAATATGCCAGCAAACGCATGACTTCTCTAGCTCTCTTCCCATGGCATCTGTAGGGAGTTTGGGAATAGAAACCACTGCCTGCAATTCAATCTGCCTATAGCATACAACTGTATGCTGATTTGGTCAGATGGTTTCTTTGCGATGCAGCTTTAGTGTCTTGTCATTTTTTCTTCTTAATGGTAATGGCACACACCAATCTTCCGTGTTCTCAGAAAATGTTAGCGTCCTGTCATGTCACCAGTATGTATTACCGTTGAGACGTTATTTCCCATCAGAGTTTACTTTTAGATATTAACTCTCATTATTCATAGCTGACGGTTCAAACATTTCAAGTTCACACGGCCTTCTCTTTCTTTTGATGCAGACTGCTTTTGCGCGATGAGCTGGAGAATTCCTCTTTTCGGGTAGGTTAATGCCATTTGCAATTGAAAACTAATCTAGGTGGTATTGCCCATTCTTATCTCTTTGTCCAGACGTTTACTTTTCAATCTTCCGAAGCAATTTTTCTGAATGTTGTATGAATTGAGTTGTCTCTCTTCGTAAACCAGATATATTGGGGAATATAGCCAATAAGTTCCATTCGTTTCTCATTCTTGTGACCCGACGTTTTCGTGTATAGATTGAGCTTCCCTGTTGATCAAAACCTAATGCTGGGAAATAATGCAAATGAAATAAGTTGTCAGTTCATGCTACGTTATTTGTCGGAGGTTCAGTCCACCTACCAGGCAGGCTTAGTGTTGTACCTAGTCCATCATTTCAAAGAAAATCGTGCAATCAACATGGTTCATGAATCTGCTCACTTTTGCTCCAAAACATTATTTTGCTGTCAGCCTAGCCAAACTACTATTTTGCATTACCTATGCTTGGATCTTCAGTTACACTGAATTATTAGAATAGTGTATGTGAATGGCACTGTATATTTTGTCTTAGGATTGCTTTGTACCTTTTACTTGTCTTGCTTACTTCCTTAGGTTTGCTTATTAATAAATGCTATCAGCAGCTctcagcagcaacagcagcagcagcagcaacctgAACCAAATTTCCAGAACATATCTACGCAATCTTGGTACCCTCCCTCGGTAGGTGGTTCATCTTCACATCCATCCACACCCAGCTCTTCCGGTGCTAGTCCACACCAAAGAGCTTCAGATCATCCTCAGCCTTCATCACGTGGCCAACCGTCTCCAGCTGAAGCTGCAGGGATAATTGCTCGTTTGAGGGATAAGAGGTACACTATTGGCCTTCTTTCCTTTCAGCATTTCTTGCGTCTTTTTGTAAAACTGTATCTGTATTGTGGACTATAAATTGCAACCAACATCTTAGTTTTACCATGATGCGACGTATATTTGAATGTTCATCTTCAAACTGAGAGTTTCTAAACCTGGTAAGCTTATACTATTTGAAGAAATGCTTATCTTTTAAATTGTAATCTTTTTATAGCGTATCACATTTTAATGCTGGATCAAGGCTGGCATTTTCCATGTTCCAGCTAGGAATAAGAAAAGGAAACCACTCATTTCTTTGATCTTACTATGGGTAGTGGGTACAATTTCATAATCCTCAATTCTGCTTCAAGTAATAATACTGAACAAGCTTTGTGTCAGAAGATTGCCACATCCAAGTTGTACGAAAGATATTTTATACTAACACCTTGAAGACTCCTTTCACTTTCTGGCAATGTTGGATATAATATGAAAAGAAAACTATGTAAAGTGGCTAATATATTCAGTTGTTGTGCTGCTTAGACCATCAAATTTGCATCTCCCCCTTAAAGATTTGCATTTTCAGGTATTTGCTCATTGTTATTTGCACCTTCTATAAGAACTTGCTACAAGATATTATTATGGTACTTGCTGGACAAACCCAAATTTGATTTGTTGTTTCGTATTGAGCAGACAAACTCCGCCTATGTCTTCTAGGcatagccggtcccaagcccgggtaaaggaggagggttgtgataggcttggcgagccaacgtaaaaactAGCCAGTCCCATAGGTATGAAACCCATTTGAGCGAGAGTAGTagtaggatgggtgacctcctaggaagtcctcgtgaaagggtttcatatctaagggttgtgataggcttggcgagccaacgtaaaaactAGCCAGTCCCATAGGTATGAAACCCATTTgagcgagagtagtactaggatgggtgacctcctaggaagtcctcgtgaaagggtttcatatctaagggttgtgataggcttggcgagccaacgtaaaaactagccagtcttttgggtatgaaacccatttgggcgagagtagtactaggatgggtgacctcctgggaagtcctcgtgaaagggttccatatctagcctaccccaacttgtttgggataAAAGGCTTCGTAAGTAAGTAAGTTTCGTATTGAGCAGACAACATCATTCTACATATGCTATTTATCCTATCTTAGTAAATGAGGAAATGTGGAAAATTATCACTCATGCGCCTAATCCCTGAATGTTTTAGTTGAGCATGACTCTTTTTCACTTCAGCACTCTTTTGTACAAATTATAACCGGGCATGGCTCTATTTTACATCGACACTGCAGAGATAAGATGGAACATTGCAAGAACAAGAACTTCTTTAATTGTCTATGTGGCCAATAGAACGATTATGTAGGTTGATTCTAGAGGGCAATTATAGATGAATTACTGATGAGTAGAAAACAGATGCATGGAAGGCATGCCAACTATATGTATGCTAGAGAATTTGGAAGCAGCAATTATGCATAGATTTGATATGTTTCAAATTTCCAAATGTTTACTGTGTGTGTATTTGCACAGTATTTCGTTATACATACCATTATATGGTGATGGTTATACATACTTTTTGGAATACAGAACTATGTTATGCTCTGCTGTTCTTACCTTTACTATTGATGCAGTGTTGATGAGCTGCAGAGGCTGTTAAAGGACAAAGAGTCATATAATGCTTTTTTCAATTCACTTGACCAAGTTAAAACACAGAACAATGTAAGTCTTGCTGCTGCCTATACCATTGTAATTGCTGACTTCATTGCGGTATGGTTGAATTGGTTGTTATACGTGATAGCTACATGTATTTTAATGCTGTTGGTTCTAATATAAAAGTGGGGTTGCTAACTGCTAAGAATGGTTCCCCTGGTTTTTTTGGTTAGTGTTTCTGTTGTAGCATAAATAGACATATAATTCAGCAAGTCGGTTTTCACTTCCTTTGTACCAGATTCCTTTGCTTCCAGTTTTTACTGCAGTAATTAGTATGATCTTTGTTACTTAACATTATAAATCAATTAAATGGGATGAGCCTTATCAAATGCAACAGAAGGTTATTGCTGACACATGTTCTTAAGTAGTTCAGATGCCATTTTGGTGATTATCTTACATTTTTTTGTAATATTTGTTGCTGTTGTTGATTTAAAATATATACAAGTTATCTGGAGGCTTGATCTTGCCAATAGATATACCACATTGAACATCCTAAGAGTGCTCTTGCCGGTTTTCTCACTTGTGTCTGCTTATATTTAGTTACGCGATGAGCTTAGAAAGGAGACCCTGCAGCTTGCGAGTGAGTTATTCAATTTCTGTAGATCAGTTATTGGTGTCTCTAAATGGGCTTTTGATTGTCTCTAAGTGGGAAGTTATGGTTTATGGTGAATTTATACAGGAGAAAATTTAGAAAAGGAGCAGCGGATTTCAGAGCTCAGGAATCAGGTTCAGTACTATTTACCTCTCAAGTTGTAACCACTAGTCTTGTTTTCCATTACTTAGTCCATTTAATATAAATAGCTAATTCAGTTATGAGAGATAAAACACGAATTAGTTAAAACCATTATAGAAACAAAAAACAATCTTACTCAAGTGTTTTGTGCAAGTTTTTGATATTGTTGTCTGCAGTCGATAATTTCCTTCTGAAACTCTGGTTGTGTTTGTGATTTTGTGCAGTGTACTATAATCAGAACCACAGAACTAGCTGCCGCTGAGGACAGGTTGGCCGAGTTGGAAAGGCAAAAGGACGAGATTATGAAGTCCTATTCTCCTGCTGCGCTGCTCGACAAGCTGCAAAGTAAGTGTTCTGAACGGCTGCAGTTCCAATTCGTGCGACGTCGTGCTTGGTTTCCTTCCAGTCTAAACCAGTGCTTGAAGTTTAGCAATGTAAAACTGTTCGTCACGCAAGGCTGTCGCTGACATGCTTGCACACCTTATCTTCATCTCTCTGCTCAGGTACAATGGCGAAGCTGGACGAGGAGTCAGAGGAGCTGCACCAAAAGTTCCTGGAGAAGGATGTCGACCTGCCAACCTTCGTGCAGAAGTACAAGAAGCTCCGCGCTGCGCACCACAAGTGTGCCCTGCTCCACCTCTCCGGCAAGGCCTCGCTTCGCTGATACATCTATCGGTTCATTCATCGTCTGTCGTGGCATGGCTGCTCTGTTGTATCCCGTTCCTTGCCCTGATTTTGACTGCAGACATCAGACTGAGGTCGCATGTATAGTCTTATGGCTGACTTCACGTGCATAATTACAATCTGCTATGTGTGATTGGTTTATGCTGAATGCCATGGTTGTGGAGTCATGAGAACAAAGCTGAGCTCTTCTTTTATTTCGTTATCATTCACGTAACACGTCATTTTGGTCGTATGTGAAATTATGAACTGAAACCGTATTGAATTGCACTGCTTATGAATACATTTAAACTTCATTGTGGCCCGAACTTTGTCTAAACCTGAGAAGTATAAAATGGAAATTATTTTCTACTCATGTTCAATAGCAACCAAGAACATGACCTGAAGCAACAAGTGTGGTTAAAACTTCACTGGATTTGCCCTGTCCGCCTATCAGCCTATGTAAGCTTCATTATAGTTTTTACTTCAGGCATGTTCGGCATCCCTCCGACTCCACGATCTCGCTCCCGGAGTTGGCGGAGCTGAAGGTAAAAAGTATGGAGCGGGGGAACAGGTGCTCTGCAGATCCTTGAATTTCAGGGAG
This genomic window from Aegilops tauschii subsp. strangulata cultivar AL8/78 chromosome 4, Aet v6.0, whole genome shotgun sequence contains:
- the LOC109746958 gene encoding vacuolar protein-sorting-associated protein 37 homolog 1 isoform X1; the encoded protein is MTDSEVGHGFFSLGRTNLARLSLSPPPFLPEFTRRTQQSVCASPSPPHAKQEQRADADADAGRRDCFCAMSWRIPLFGSSQQQQQQQQQPEPNFQNISTQSWYPPSVGGSSSHPSTPSSSGASPHQRASDHPQPSSRGQPSPAEAAGIIARLRDKSVDELQRLLKDKESYNAFFNSLDQVKTQNNLRDELRKETLQLARENLEKEQRISELRNQCTIIRTTELAAAEDRLAELERQKDEIMKSYSPAALLDKLQSTMAKLDEESEELHQKFLEKDVDLPTFVQKYKKLRAAHHKCALLHLSGKASLR
- the LOC109746958 gene encoding vacuolar protein-sorting-associated protein 37 homolog 2 isoform X2, encoding MTDSEVGHGFFSLGRTNLARLSLSPPPFLPEFTRRTQQSVCASPSPPHAKQEQRADADADAGRRDCFCAMSWRIPLFGSQQQQQQQQQPEPNFQNISTQSWYPPSVGGSSSHPSTPSSSGASPHQRASDHPQPSSRGQPSPAEAAGIIARLRDKSVDELQRLLKDKESYNAFFNSLDQVKTQNNLRDELRKETLQLARENLEKEQRISELRNQCTIIRTTELAAAEDRLAELERQKDEIMKSYSPAALLDKLQSTMAKLDEESEELHQKFLEKDVDLPTFVQKYKKLRAAHHKCALLHLSGKASLR